In Montipora foliosa isolate CH-2021 chromosome 9, ASM3666993v2, whole genome shotgun sequence, the DNA window cccccatccagaaaggtcagaccacaacagcggggactacgtcccctactcttatcgaacagtgagtgggttctttaacgtcccatattatttaatttccaacaagggttatgagacgggacctccggtttacagtccttatccgagaagacttgaaagtctaaccatttgcagatgtaattacaaaggcagcacattctcctcagttattttaagaccctgagtgttggtccggccggagtcgaactcacgacctcccgcatgacagcccgatgctcaaccaactgagccaccggtgcgcggtaaatTGTTAATATTCTGACGCACTATTCGtaatcttttgtatttttttcctgtttttcttcGTTAATcaataactttaaaatcaaTACAACACTGCATACTGGCTTCATTCAGCTGCTGGATAGAGCTCAGAGGGACTTCCAACATCGCCATATTGCAGCGATGTTGCTGCTTTTCGAagcattttttgcatttttgttgcCTTTCCGTTGCAGCGCTTTGCGGAACAGAAAGACCTCATGTGACAGCCACGTCTTTGAAGTGAAAGTTGGTAAGTGTGAAACAAACTCAGCTTTAAGTGGTCTTTTTTCATGGTGTGGATCACTTGAGCTaaagtaaatttgaaatttattgtaatgctttattttttggaagaGAAAGATTTAAATTGTAGCAGTGAGAGGTTTTAAAATTGAAGATGCGTCTGAAAAATAGTTCATcaaagaaaactaaaattttctgcaaactTGAATACGAAGCGTCTGTTTTTTAATTTTCGTGCCCACATCTATTTCTGAATATTTAATCACTTGTACTTGAAAAACTTCTTAATTGAAACACCGATAAATGCTTTTTAGTAGAAAAGGCCAGAAGCTGACAATTAATCGAAAAGATCATATAGAAACGTATGGAAGCCTGTAGGAGACATGTTTGATAATCCAGGGTGGAAAAAAACATTAATGCGGGATAACAGATTAAACAGAAAACGCGacatacactctttttttttttataagaaccttttttataagaacgttgaggctgagattgacccaaattttaagaacgtattaagaacattcctcaggctgagagtagattaagaatgtttttatttttctcactgtACATTAAACGacaggcaaaaaaataaatgtacaaaaatgtaaattgacccaAATACTAAAGGGCTTGTTTTGTGTAACAgtaacaatggttttcttattgcacaAGCAGTTCTTCTTATAATGTTCCAAAAAAGTTTCAACGCCATCAAGTCTTTTTTAAAAACCTAGTATCAGTAGTTCCTATTCATAATTGTTCCAAAATGACTTCGACACCATCAAAGTCATCAGGTGATACAAAGTCCGATGTATTATCAAGGTAGTTAACCTTGTATTCTTTTAGCTTTGCATTATAGTACTCAATGGTACCAGTAAACCAGCCATTGGTTGAAATACTATACCaggtaaatttaagaacatctttaagaacgtttcagcctcaaatcgccaaaaaatataagaacgttcagcctcggCATCAAatttagacgttcttataaaaaaaaaagagtgtaaaaaaatagaaaattccGAGTTAAAGTAGAAAATGCGAGATGGTGAGGTATAAAATGCGACATAGCAaaatagaaaatgcgagataaagaaattttaaaggTTTTCTCTAAATTAAAGACCTTGGAATCGAGGAGTGGGGAAAGGTGAATCCCTACAATGGGAATTTCGAAATCGGGGAATGTCGAAATGAGAATAAAGGAGGCCAGTGGAAATTTTGTTAAAGGTGTGACAATCGTCACCGGAGTTGAGGTTTATAGCAGCTTACATGtgcaaaaaaaaatcctcaGCAGATTGCACAGCAAACCTTCCAAATGCGTCAGTGCTTTTTGTCCTAAGAGTATAGGCCTCATCACGGTTTTAgaagccatcttgacgggtgGGCATACGTGTCCGAAATAACAGTGTTTTTTCGgctatctttaaaagcgggaatggAGAATGGCCATAAATGGAGAAtagggaacggggaacggggaatctttaaaatgaggaatctttaaaagcgggaatctttaaaacggcgaatctttaaaaccgggaatctttaaaatgaggaatcttcaaaaccgggaatctttaaaagcgggaatctttaaaatgtccagaaatacagTGGACTTGACTTTCCTTGAACTTGATTATTGAGTGAATATTGGTTCGCATTTTTTATTCACCTTGATGCCCCAGACCCAAGGCCCATGGTCAAGGCCAGCCATCGTCTTTCATCTgaacttaaagtttttaaattgcataTTGATTCGTTTATGTACCTGCCACCGAGCACGAAAAATCAGCGTGAGCTACACGCTAGCGAATCGAAAAAGCAGCAGCATGACtcataatttcaaaaacattttgctgTTACATTTTACACCACGTCCGGACATCAGAGTGATGGCTTCTCTTTAGCAATGTTGTCAATAAACTTTTAGAATACGAAAATATCACGCATTTAAAACTTTGGAAAGGTTGGCAGCTTAAGTGTGTCGCCAGCAGTACATGAACAATTCACTATCTCCCGCAATTTTTAGTAAATGTTTCGTCTAGTTGGAGTGAGTGTAAACACCTCAAAAGATATTTTAGTTTTTCCTACTCCCCTCCAAAGTGACAGATGGGAAATTCAGATGCATCTGAGTAACAATTCGTCGGCGAAAATGTTGTTGAAAGAACCGGAAATGGATCACTTCACGAGATTTTGTGTTGGTAATCACATAATTTCGAGAGCAATTTGGAATGCACGagttaaattttttcaaagactaacaAACCTAACAATTTGGGAtctatgaaaaatttacaagtgcttatttattccaaattgtttgagaaaaaatttaaaatatatatatatatatatatatggtaaAATCAGACAAACGGCAGACAGTTTGTTTCTATTTTGCCTTGCGAAGTTAACACGCTCCACCTACAAGAACGCGATTGGTCCAAAAAATGACAACGCGGGCTTGTTGACATGTTTGCAGAATACAGATCAAAATATCATCTGGGAAAAATGCTAGAAATAGTAATTGGATAAACAGTGAAAACCCCAGACTTGCTTGTTTCAAGAGCTCAACTTTTTTGCACTGTAATTCGATTCGAAAGGAGAATCAACTTTCCGCTTAAACATCTTTTTCGAGGTACATGTCAagcatttttaatttcaacattttgcacTAACTTCGTCTTTTTGTAttcacaaaatttcaatttgttgcACTGTTTGGGGTCAATTGACATGCACACATTTTATTGTTAAGAGAAAAACATCCCACTTTCCCCGTTTTCTAGTCGAAATAGAGCCTTGGTTTACTGtgccattttctttttgctccGTTTGTTTAAAACCGAAAATATTTGAGAAATGGTGGGTTGATTTGGCTATCATTTACTTTGTCAAACTTTGAGACAACCAGACCCCCGGTTGTCTGATTttacctttgaaaaaatttaactcgtgcattccaaattgcactcgaaatcatgtgattaccaaCACAAAATCTCGTGAAGTGATCCATTTCCGGTTCTTTCAACAACATTTTCGCCGACGAATTGTTACTCAGATGCATCTGAATTTCCCATCTGTCACTTTGGAGGGGAGTAACCGTCAGGAAAAACTAAAATATCTTTTGAGGTGTTTACCGACCGACAAACGAGATAACTTATCTCAGACGCGCTGTCTTTACAGGGAAATTCCACTCACTCCAACTAGGCGGAACATTTACTAAAAATTGCGGGAGATAGTCAATTGTTCATGTACTGCTGGCGACACACTTAAGCTGCCAACCTTTCCAAAGTTTTAAATGCGTGATATTTTCGTATTCTAAAAGTTTATTGACAACACTGCTAAAAAGAAGCCATCATTCTGATGTCCGGACGTGGTGTAAAATGTAAcagcaaaatgtttttgaaattatgggTCATGCTTATGCTTTTTCGATTCGCTAGCGTGTAGCTCACGCTGATTTTTCGTGCTCGGTGGCAGGTACATAAACGAATCAAtatgcaatttaaaaactttaagttcAGATGAAAGAGGATGGCTGGCCTTGACCATGGGCCTTGGGTCTGGGGCATCAAGGTGAATAAAAAATGCGAACCAATATTCACTCAATAATCAAGTTTAAGGAAAGTCAAGTCCACTGTACTTCtggacattttaaagattccccgttttaaagattcccgcttttaaagattccccgttttaaagattcccgcttttaaagattctccgttttaaagattcctcattttaaagattcccggttttaaagattcctcattttaaagatttttctattttaaagattccccgttccccgttccccattcCCTATTCTCCATTCGCCATTCCCCATTCCACatttctcattctcattctccCATTCCccattcccgcttttaaagatagcCAATGAGCCACCGTACTTGAGAAAACCTTGAATGTAGGGTAAACTTAAGTTGCTAACCCAAGGATTTTACTGACAAAATTTGAGGATCCTACCTACACTAGAATTTGCCCAACGGAATTTTGCCAAACAATTACTCAAAATTTACGCTCAGTCAGACATGCGTCTGTcggaaaaaattacagacaaacTGAATGTAacggaaatttaaaattttgctgAGCAAATTCTATTGCAGGTGGGATCCTCAAATTTTGTCAGTAAAACCCTTTGGTTAGCAACTAAAGTTTGCCATTCACAAATTTTTCTACATTCAAGgttttctcaagttattttatCGCAGATTCCCATAGAAACACTGTTATTTTCGGACAGTTTGCCAACCCGTCgagatggcttccaaaaccgtgataaggcctattaaaATTTACGCTTAAACCCACTGTCCCTTCTAAAACTGTGCATCAGTGAAGCCGGTGAGCAAGATGGAGAAATAACTTCGCGGTCGGCTTGCCTCGACGTTCCccgtttttgaaatttttattgTAGGGACTCCCCGTTCCCCGCCCCCCGATTCCCAGGTCCAGAAAACCCCTTCTTTTTGTTATGTtgttatctcgcattttctatttGTTATGCCGCATTTTCTACTTTGTTATCTCGGAATTTTCTACATTGCTATGTCGCATTTTATCTTTTGTTAGGTCGGATTTTCTGTTTGTTATGTCGCATTAATAtggtttttcattttcatccaGGACTTCCTGCTTTGTTCCCAGGACTATCTCGTATATCCCCTGCAGGCTTCAGCAGGGAAACGACATCTGGTTATGAATACTAAATCATTTTAGCTTATTATGAGACGGAACGAGTGAGACAGTTGATTATGATCACAAGAATACTTTTTTTTGATTAAAAGGAAATGAAATTAGCTCGCTCACTCAATGAATCAATCATTTCAGCAGAGTCTTATATAATTCAGATATAATTACCTTTAGCCACAGGGATCgactaaacaaaagaacttgcCAATATTTAATTTGTGTTACTTTTTCTGTGTTATTTTCAGATCATGCCTTACAAAACCACGTGATAGCTACAAGACTTGTTCGTGATGAGTTTGAATGCCAGCTGTCATGTCTCTTAAATGACACATGTCAGTCATTTAACGTAATCTTAAATAAAGGGAGTAATCCTCTTAAATGTGAATTGAACAATGCTACACGACGGGAAAACCCAACTGATTTCAAATTGAGGAAAGGATTTTCACATTATGAACCTATACAGGTATGCTGTTTTTATTACGCGCTGAAAAAAGCAGCTGAGATTGAGGCGCGGGATCGCAATTTTCCCACTTCCAGCACCCCAGTGTCGATGTCACAACCTTCCTTTATTCTTGATCTCCgccattttaaatttaaaaccagGCATACCGCTGATAATCGATCATTTTATTAGATCCTACTATGATGTTTATTgcattattgttttcattttatgtgAACAGGTGTCATGTCTCACCAATCCTTATGATTCTGAAAACATAGTCAACAGCGGGAAGTGTCATCCTGAATACAAAGGCAAAAATTGCCTCACGCGTAAGTAAGAACAAATCAACTGCAACAAAGTATCACGTGAACGGTCGGTTGAACTAAAGCAAGCGGAATTTGGTTTTTCATCTAAAAGGTTACCTTTTAAAGTTTGCTGATGGAAGACAAAGATTACGAACATTAaccaagcggagaagtgtccaactgctcaaagaaacgatgccatatgATAAACACTTGCTAGCCTCACTttctcggttagtaagaagttagtaatTCGTCTGAGCGTTAACGCTAGCCGTTGCACCTGACACGGAAAATGGCCCacaaaaggacagaaaaaagcTCTGAGTTATTTTTTGGTCCTCTGGGACTAACACTCGGTTAGACATAAAGATAgacattaaaattattttctgatGTGGGTCCATTTTTGAAGGGTTAAGCTAATCAGTATCTCTCAGTTGACATTGCGATTTTCCTGCGGGGTATTGCACAAAATGGTCCTTTCTTAGAGGAATCAGATAtcttggctttttttttctgagggaGTCATTGGGTTAGGGTTATCTCAGTATTTTTCTTAGGGCGTAAATTGTTACTGACACATCCGTTGGTGCGTGTACATGTGGATTCTTAAGAGAATGctcccctccctctcccccttttCCTCTCGACCTCTACATTAGTTGTGTTCAGAAATACAGGCGGTAACGCTAAGACTTGCCCGCTTCTTGTTTTATGTATCTATTATAGGTGCGATTACACACgccatggtaaatgccatttcccatggtaaattatcccgcggtgcctcacacttgggttttaaTCTACAGTGTTAACCAGcggtcacacgttacgaagattaccgaggtaaaaagAAATTCgcgcaattcattggcgggaaatttaatcacaacttcatcagcatcgtgattggctcttgtacctcgggcatcaaaatacccttccaacttaccacgttaaatgtcatgggcgcttcgtctgatctttttgacgtatccatggaaatttaccACGGGAAATTACCCTGGGAAATGTCGGTCACACGCACTAAATGCATTTTCCCGAGGTAAAAGTGCTTCGTGTAACCGCACATTATGTAACTGACATTTAGAGTTAAACTGGCGATGTGTCTTACCACTTGTATTTCTGTATATACTGTGAGCAGCCCAGGTTTGTAGTTTGCGGCTCTTCAATGACTAAGATGAGTTAGACATGCATGCTAAAATAATGTGTTCTTTTTAGCTAAAGTAGGATGGAGTGCTCATGTTCCTGGCTATTCCTGCAAACACATCCGGGACTCTGGAGATTCCAAAGGGGACGGGGAATACTGGATCGACCCAGAGAAAAGTGGAAATCCATTGAAAGTCTTCTGCGACATGACAACTGACGGAGGTGAGAAAAAGTCgtgaaaataaatatcttttGCCAGTTTGATAGACATTTTCTTTATagctaaaataattttataaagCAATGCAATTCATTTCCTCCATGTCAAAACAATTGCAATGGCCTGGATATATTTTGAAAGGACCTTCGCGTTGGCGTTGCTTCAAATTTCCATGAAAAGTGGAAACTTAAGCTTGGGCGAGACAGGACATGAGGCTAAGAAACAGGGGCAACCCAAGGACCTAACGTCTTCACATTTGTCAGAATTACCTAAAATGGTTTCCACAATGCTCTAAATGCTCGTTTAGTGAGTTTGTAGCCGCCATACAAAATATTTCTCTCTTCGGATGTTCTAGGCGAACTTTAGGTAAACTACTGTATGCAGCTGTCAGAAGCCCATgaactcatgggctcctgcagCTGTATGATTTAGAAATTTCTAGATGGCTTTTCCACCACTTTCGAAAGTACAAGAAATAGTAAGAAATCGTGACAGGTCTGAtcaaaaacctttttttgcGAACTTGAAGATTTATGGGACGTTTGCTTAatggggctaggtcacgcaattttaggcaatttcagcactgatcgaacgGTTAtataattaactaaaatatcaaaataactgttcaaaactatagaagtactctaacaaaacacagggaagccaagaagggacatggatggacaaaactggagaagattgaaatggattgaatttgggtaaatttgaaaaacgtcggcccaccttttttcaaatttatatcagtctatatcaaaatgtcatttacacagccggaaaatcattctcagttgttatgtggccgtgattttgcaaatgaaagactcttgctctgccaatttgacgtttagagctcataattaacaaaattaaacaaaattacctaaaatagcgtgacctagcccctttataATATGATTCTCAAACAAACTTTGGCGAAAATGATAGAAGTTATAAATCTTCAAATTATGTGCTATTTCCAATGTCACAAATAATGAACCCTTACTCAGTAAAATTCAAGCATTGTTCAATGCGGTTTCGAAATTTCTACACACTCTTCAGGCACATCATTACTTTTCCGAAATATCTAGGAATCTCTGCTGAAAAATGTCCAAAACCGAAGTGCTCTTCGAAGAACTGATATTCGAAAATTCTGGGCAACCTTctttccgaacagatatttaccgaaattactcgttgggtgccccgAAAGAAAGTCCAACGGTTCGAATAAATAAGTTACGACAAAGAAACAGGGAAGTGTGATTAGAACTGACATGAATTAACATTAAGCTTCGGAATCCTTTAATCAGCAAAGGAGGTGTGCTCGAGTCATAATAGTTCAATGCAGATAATTTCAATgaaacaaataattgttttggtaGTGCAGTACGGaagctcttttttttcctttttttttgaaTCGGACTTTGTGTTCGTGTTCTTAAAAAcgaagttggtttttgcgaaCACCAGAGTTTGTCtttgtgaaaattaaaatttgttttcaaaaatcggaattttcGTTTGCGAAAATTGAATTCCGATCAAAGGATTCCGGACCCTCCATCTGACCGTCCATTCGTGATCGTCAATTCATGGCCATTCATGGCGTATCTCTTACTCAAAAAATGGTTTATCGCCTGAGTTGATGTAGTAAATTGACCGCCGCAAAGAAATtcaaaagctgacgtttcgagcgctaGCCCTGCCCTTCGGAAATGCCTTAATTGAAAACCTGGGGATTGTCGAGGAGAGGATTGCATTTTTTTCGCGGCGCATGATCTCCAATAACCACTCACTTTCGGACACGAACTCACGCGCGCATTAATAACTTTAAAGTATTTCTaaaattaaggaggctcaacCCAGTTTCAATTCTTCCAATAAACTGTGCTATTAAGAAGTCTTTAATCTACACAGCTGTTTCGTTAAACGGTaacgttatggtaccatatgagaaatcaattgaaatgttTAACAAGATGCTCTCATTACTGTGACGTAATAgcttaccatggcaacaaaaaagCAATTccaaaacaccctatattttgacTTTAAGAGCATTTTGATGCTAGCGGGACttcaaacgcgatgtttgacgagttagccgacaggtctctgatgagtcccttggcagggatGAAACACACGTATATAAGGCTAACTACATAATTATCCATTGTgaaattcttacacttttttcaagttgttaaAAGCCTATAACCCTAAAACGACTTCGGTGACCACCATTTTTAATTACTGGAAAGTGATTACCGGGCTAAGATGAAACTACCTACAAAATTCGTAACtatctgaatccgctccagaagGTTAGTTTCAGCTTTGCAAAGAGATTTATCTTAGCCTACTAGTTAGTTTTCAACAACacaaaaatgggggtcaccgagttcgtgtTTGAAATATAAGCGTTTAAAAACACAATAAGGTTAGGGGTGATTtcagatggctcttttgttgtcATGATAACTTATTACCGTGATCAACATATCATAATACATTTAAACTTGACATTTCGTATGatgcaacatacattttcagaagtgacggttgaacaaatttttgaaaactacatATGTGTAGAACTTTGAAAGAGACTAGTAACCCAATTGAGAACAATGCTCTtaacaaataaatgtaatataaGCAGTGAAAACTGGCTTGTTTAATTGGTTAATATAAAGCCagagtttctcactgccaacgttttctcCTTAACGTTGGTTTAAGTTCGCGTATTATtaaggtttcttttattttacgaTGTAAATTAACCAATTAAACAAACCAGTTTTCACTGCttatattacatttatttgttaAGAGCATTGTTCTTAATTTAGTTACTAGTCTCTTTCAAAGTTTTACACATATAtgattttttaatatttgttcaaccgtcacttctgaaaatgtatgttgcatcatacgaaacgtcaagttaaaatgcattataatatgtttatcaccgcagtttgtttattgtttacgTCACATTAATTAATGAGAGCATCTTGTTAAGCCATTACTGATTGGTATTTGGTAGTGTACCATTACCGTTatgtgaaacagtgttgtataGTTAATCGTTCTAATAAGACGAAAAtatgttgaaactggtttgactGGAGCCACCGTAATGATAGAAGTGATAACGTGGGATTCCCCCTGCAGGGCGGACCACGTTGTCAATTGGAGGCCGTTTGTTTTTCCTCGTATCCACAAATTGTAACGTTTGTTGTCATTAGCTAGTTTCTGTAAGGTCTGAAAAGTGTAAATTTATAGAGGATACAACGGCATAATTTAGTGGCCATATGTTTATTCTACGTCATCCACGTGTCATGGTCATCGTCACATTTTGTATTCTCTTCCTTTGCTTCCCGAAATCGGAGGtacataaaataatttctactgTCGATCGCTTAAGGTTAAGTGCTGATTCCTATTTTAGCCATTAGTACCTGTTACAGCTTTCATATCGTCGTTgtaatcccggggggggggggggggggctcttgggtcaatttttgctgggtatgtgccgctggcctctcaggACCCCTACCCCATTATAGTCTATTCTGTGGCCAATTAcagaccccatcttagtcactcTTGGgcaaatgcaatttttgcaatcccaacttagtcactttctgtttatgccTCTACCTTATAGAGCCTTTTAAGTAGGTCATCCTAAAATGAATTGACACgtttgttaaattgaatgtaGAACACTTTACTTTTCACCTACGGTTGAAGTATTCTGGTACATTTGCTAACCGTAAGTATTTACAAACGTACCGTCATAAATAGCTGAAATGCAAACATTCTTCTTTAACGGGAACGTCATTTGATAATAGTTTCTtatgtggacaaaaacaaattatttagaACTTATACATCAGAAGATTCATACTCCCAATAAAAATATTGGCAGGACCATTTTATCAGTACCTGTACAACTGTTTCAGCATCTTTTTCCAAACTCTTATCCAAAGTTTTATGCAAGTACTTGCGTTTCCTCTAGatattttcttttctgataTCCGGGGTCTGATATATGTTTAATTTGCTGTTAATTTTACGTGAAAATTCTAACACTGTGAGTTTAATAAAAGTTAGACAAAAGAAAGACCGAAACAACCTATTGTCCAATCTAGTTTTACAAACGATTGTTTAACAACTTCCTAGCTATGTTACAGAAAACCGAACTAAAGCTAAATGAGCTGTACATCCAGCAAATATAAGACATTACATTTTACACCTCGTCATACCAAAGAACAGTTCGTACTCTGCTTGAACGCCTTAGTCCTGGCCTTAGTTCACTTTCTCCTTCGTGTGCATGTTCAGGTGGACGAACTACTGTCCTGTTAACTGCACCAACGTTTTCTACTAATGTGGTAGGCCCAGCCGCCGGCTGACGCCTTGTTCGGTGTGAACTTAAAAGCAATCGACCAACTGCAGTCAATAAGGCAGAATGTTCATCAGCAGATAGCTCTACGGTATCCATCCCGTCCTCAGTTGCCCTCAGGTTAACGTGGCACAAGATGTCTTGGAAAGGGACATTTTGTAGAGTAGAGTGCAGAGAAAATTTGAGTTCTGGCACGTCGGACTTCGGATATATTTGAAGAAAAGCAGTTATACCTTTTCCCCGATCATCGTCGTAACTAACTGGTCTCTTATAATCCTGGCTTCCACGAGTTCCTTTGTGAGTTAAACGAACGAGATTTCCAACGAGATATCCAGATTTCGATCTGTCCAGCACTGCATAGTCATCAAACAAAGACACCATTGACGCGTTGGTTGGCACAGTTTCCTCAATAGTTTGATACTCCTGCCTCTGACGTACTCTCGTTAATCTGTCATGAGAAAGACTGGGATCTTGATTAAGTTGTGCGACCAGTGTGGACTTATAAATCGTTTGGTTCCTTCCTGGAACAGTCACACAGCTACTGATTGGCGATTTAGACACTCCCTCTGCGTTTACGTCAGCATTTAATAAATTCTCGTTAAATGCAGACATCGTCGTTTGTGCCAAACCCGGTGCCAAAGCAGCGTCTTCACATAAGAACCTTGCATCTTCCGAAAGCCTTGTTTCAGGAGTTCCAATGTCAGTTTCATCAGTTGGCATTAGATCCGCCTCATCTTCATCTTCCACTCCTTCGTCATCTACACTGAGCATCCAGTTCCCGGCATACTTGAATGGTTTATAGAACCAAGAAGCGCtatcatcgtcattgtcatcagCACTATCTGGAGAACCTCCGCCACCTCCATCATCCTCGTCGTCATTTTCTCCATTCCCCACTCTGTTGTTCTCTGGTCCCACTCCTACCTCCACAGCCAATTTTCGGGCCAAATGAATACCCTCTTTCCATGCCTGTACTTGCGCTCCATGTGCAGGGTAATCTGTCAAAGACGCTGAAAACTCTTCTGGAGGATACTGTGAATTCCAAATACATTCCTGTTTGGGATGTGGCTTTGCAAAGTCAGGTGCGTCAGGATCAGTCTTGATCTGTTCCAAACGGATCATGTGGGAAACATTTGATTGCAATTCACCGTAGTGGTAGTTGTGGTGGTTTCCCACCCATTGCCCATTGTCACTCCAGAACGATTCTACATTATCAGATCCTGTGAGATCAAGGCGACAGTCGACATCGGCAAAGTTTTCACCCGTGTAGCTTATCAACATAACAGCAAAATGGCATGAAATGATTGTGTCTTGGTATGTCTCTCTGCTTATGAAATTCTTCTTGAGTGACAGTCTGGGG includes these proteins:
- the LOC137970546 gene encoding uncharacterized protein, whose protein sequence is MLLLFEAFFAFLLPFRCSALRNRKTSCDSHVFEVKVDHALQNHVIATRLVRDEFECQLSCLLNDTCQSFNVILNKGSNPLKCELNNATRRENPTDFKLRKGFSHYEPIQVSCLTNPYDSENIVNSGKCHPEYKGKNCLTPKVGWSAHVPGYSCKHIRDSGDSKGDGEYWIDPEKSGNPLKVFCDMTTDGGGWLLVYNVVIDSNSVPVRLTPEKTYRGISNYNNNRMVLNPVAMKQLRSYMNYTQLRFRCSKPQGRTFHVTTIPNTFGEAVVSFFSNQTDVHPQACGSFKRMEDDNSYLAADCSKWGKVGKTYHVGKWGHGNRRRLHNIPLFIRDKYYWANIPDRWECDDFGTKENGNWMVFVR